The genomic segment GGGTGGTGTAGGCTTTGGGCGAGGCCCGTTGCAGGGGGCCGCCCGATCCGCGGAAAGCGAGCGCACCTGCCTTTGACGGACGACCGGTACATATTTCGGTTTTCTCTTGCCCGAGCTGGCGGATCGCGGGCCCCTGATCGAGAGGAACCCGGATCATGGATGATCTTTCCCTAAACGGGCTGCGATTCGCGGCCAAACGTATGCAGCGCGCCCATCGGGCGGGCGAGGCCTGGGCCGTGGAGCGGCTGAAGCAGTACGGGCCGGGCAAGCCGGCGGAGGCGCTGGTGCGCGCCGATTTCCTGCATGCGGTGGCACGGGAGGCGGGGTTCGAGAGCTGGCCCCGGCTGAAGCTGGCCGCCGAGGCGATGGGGATGGACCGGGCGGCGGCGTTGCAGGGGCTGAAACAGGCGCTGTTTCGCGGGCAGACTGCGCGGGTCGAGGCCTTGCTGGCGCGGTTTCCGGACCTGGCGGACGGCGTGTTCGGGCTGGAATGTGCGCTGTACCGGCGGGGCGCGGTGGAGGCGGCGCTGGCAAGGGAGCCCGGGCTGGCGGTTGCGAAGCTGGGGCCGCGGACGCCGATCCTGCACCTGGCGTTTTCGCGGTGGATCCATGCGCGGCCCGGGCTGGAGGCGGATATGCTGGCGGTGGCGGAGTTGTTGCTGGCGCATGGGGCGGATGTGAATGACGGGTACGTGGAGGCGCCGGGGAGCGGGCATGCCCTGTCGGCGCTTTATGGGGCGATCGGCCATGCGGACAACATGGTGCTGGCGCAGTGGCTGCTGGACAAGGGGGCGGATCCGGATGATGGCGAGTCGCTCTATCATTCCACGGAGCTGGGGCATCACCGGGCGTTGAGGATGCTGCTGGAGGCGGGGGCGGAGCCGAAAGGGACGAACGCGCTGTTCCGGGCGATGGATTTTCACGATCACGCGGCGGTGGAGATGTTGCTGGCGCATGGGGCCCGGGCGGAAGAGTTCAGCCCCGACGAGGTGGGGGGAGAGGCGCCGTCGGTCATTCCGGCGCTGCACCAGGCGGCGCGGCGGATGAGCGATGCGCGGATGGTGGGCCTGTTGCTGGAGGCGGGGGCCGGGACGGCGCGCCGCTGGATGGGGGTCACGGCTTACGCAATGGCGCGGGTGTACGGGAACCGGGCGTTGGCCCGCGCGCTGGAGGCCAGGGGCGCCGATACGGGATTGAGCCGGGAGGAGGGGTTGCTGGCTGCCGCGGCGGAGGGGCGGGAGAGCCCGGGGCAGTTCATCGACCCGGAGAAGTTGCCCGGGGCGTTTCGGGGTCTGCTGAGGGAGCTGGTGCATCTGCCGGATCGGCTGGAGCACATGCGGCGGCTGGTGGCGCTGGGGGTGCCGTATGACGAGCCGGGCGGCCCGGAACGGATCACGCCGACGCATGTGGCGGGCTGGGAGGGGAAGCCGGAGGTGCTGGCGTGGTTCCTGTCGCTGCGGCCCGACCTCGGGTTCGTGAACGGGTTTGGCGGGACCCTGCTGTCGACCATCCTGCACGGGGCGGAGAAGAATCCGGCGCGGGCGGAGCGGGATCACATCGGTTGCGCGCGGCTGGCGCTGGAACAGGGCGTGGCCCTGCCGCGTGCGGTGATCGAGGGCTGCGGGCATGAGGACATGGCGGCGTTCCTGCGGGCCTGGGCCGAGGCGCGGCCCGGGCAGGTTGCGGACGGGCCGGCCTAGCCCGCGACGCAACAGGCTTTTCCGCTTGTGGCAAAGGTGCTTATAGTGGTCTGCGCGTTCCTTTTGGGGGGAGACCATGCGGCTGAAGGGTATCCGGCGGAGCCGGAATGTCGAGGACCGGCGCCGGTCGGGCAAGGCGGGCGCCGGGATTGGCGGCGTAGGCCTGCTGGTGGTGGTCGTGATCGCCTATTTCGCCGGGGTCGACATCACGCCGCTGTTGCAGGGGCAGGATCCGTTTGCCCAGGGCGAGACGCAGCGGGAGCTGTCGCCAGAGGAGGAGCGGGCCGCGGCGTTCGCCTCGCGTGTGCTGGCGACAACCGAGGCGGTCTGGGGGCAGGTCTTTCCCGAGCAGCTGGGGCGCGAGTATGACCCGCCGGTTCTGGTGCTGTTTTCCGGCGTGACGCAGAGCCCGTGCGGCGGGGCGTCGGGCGCGACGGGCCCCTTCTACTGCCCGGCAGACAGGAAGGCCTACCTGGACACGGCGTTTTTCGAAACGCTGAGCCGGCAGCTTGGCGCGAAGGGGGATTTCGCCGCGGCTTACGTGATCGCCCACGAGGTGGCGCATCACGTGCAGAACGAGCTGGGCATCCTGCCGGAGGTGAACCGGATGCGACAGGCCTCGGACAAGGTGCAGGCCAATGCGTTGACCGTCAGGCTGGAGTTGCAGGCGGATTGCCTGTCAGGTGTCTGGGCGCGGAACGTGGACGGGCTGCTGGAGCCGGGTGACGTGGAAGAGGCGCTGAACGCCGCGCGGCGGATTGGCGACGATTACCTGCAGGAGCGCGCCGGTCGGGTGCCGCAGCCGCACACCTTTACGCATGGGACCTCGAAGCAGCGGGCGGGCTGGTTCGCGACGGGCTACGAGAGCGGCGAACCGGGGGCCTGTGATACGTTCGCGGCGGACGGGATCTGAGGTGGAGACGATGTCGGGATTCGTGATCTTCGGCCTTCCGGTGGCGCGTGGCATCCTTGCCATTGCACCGATGCCGGGGCGCGGGGGGCACTATGCCGAGGATATCGCCCACATGAAGGACTGGAAGCCTGCGCTGGTGATCTCGATGGTGACCGAGGTCGAGATGGTGGCGGCGGGGGCCGGCGATCTCGGGGCGGAATTGCTCAATTCCGGGGCGCGGTGGCACCACATCCCCTGCCACGATTTTGGCGTGCCCACGGGCGAAAGCGAGCAGCTATGGGAGGCCGCGAGCGAGCGGGCCTGTGCGGCGCTGAAGGGCGGCGGGCGTGTGCTTATCCATTGCATGGGCGGGTGTGGGCGGTCGGGGACCGCTGCGCTCAAGCTGATGGTGGCCTGTGGCGAGAAGCCGGGGCCGGCGCTGGAGCGGCTGCGGGCGGTTCGGCCTTGTGCGGTGGAGACGGCGGCCCAGTACGACTGGGCGAGGAAGAAGTAACCCCCCGTTGCATGTGGAAATGGCGGCGATAGAGTGGCGGGCGGCGGCGCCCGTGGCGGCGTCGGGATTTGAGTATTTTTGGCAAGATGAAGCCGGGGGCGGCGAGCCCCTGCTGGGATAAGGGGACAGGCATGAACCTTGTGGGCAACTGGTCGTATCCGACGGCGGTGAAATTCGGGGCCGGGCGGATCGCGGAGCTGGGCGAGGCCTGTGCGGCGGCGGGGATCAAGCGGCCGTTGCTGGTGACAGATCGCGGGCTGGCGGGGCTGCCGGTGACGCAGGGCGTGCTGGAGAGGATGGAGGCGGCCGGACTGGGCCGGGCGATGTTCTCGGAGGTGGACCCGAACCCCAACGAGGTGAACCTGGCCGCCGGGGTGGCGGCGTTCAACGAGGGCGGGCATGACGGCGTGATCGCGCTGGGCGGCGGTTCCGGCCTCGACCTTGGCAAGCTGGTGGCCTTCATGGCCGGGCAGACGCGGCCGGTGTGGGATTTCGAGGATATCGGCGACTGGTGGACTCGGGCCGATGCCGACGCGATCGTGCCGATCGTGGCGGTGCCGACGACCGCCGGGACGGGGTCGGAAGTGGGGCGGGCCGGGGTGCTGACCAATTCCGAGACACATGTGAAGAAGATCATCTTCCATCCGAAGGTGCTGCCGGCGGTGGTGATCTGTGATCCGGAGCTGACGGTGGGGATGCCGAAGGCGATCACCGCCGGAACCGGCCTCGATGCGTTCGCGCATTGCGTGGAGGCCTTTTCGAGCCCGCATTATCACCCGATGAGCCAGGGCATCGCGCTGGAGGGGATGCGGCTGGTGATCGAGAACCTGCCGAAAGCCTATGAGAATGGCGAGGATCTGGAGGCGCGGGCGCATATGATGAGCGCGGCGGCGATGGGCGCGGTGGGCTTTCAGAAGGGCCTGGGGGCAATTCATGCGCTGAGCCATCCGGTGGGGGCGCATTTCGGCACCCATCACGGGACGACCAATGCCGTCTGCATGCCGGCGGTGCTGGAATTCAACGCCCCGATGATTGCCGAGCGGTTCGACCGGGCGGCGCCGTATCTTGGGATCAACGGCGGGTTTGCCGGGTTCAAGGCATTCGTGGCCGAGTTCAACGACCGGCTGGGCATTCCGCAGGGGCTGAAGGCGCTGGGCGTCACCGAGGAGAGCATTCCGGCGCTGGTGAAGGATGCGGTGACGGACCCGAGCTGTGGCGGGAACCCGGTGGAGCTGAACGAGGAAAACCTTGCCGACTTGTACCGGGCGGCGATGTGAGATGCGTGCCACGGGGTGGGTTGGCACCCACCCTGCGGCGGACGGACCCCGCCCGCGGCTCGGTTCTACCTGGCATCGGAGCGGGGAAAGGGTGAGAGGCTGGACAACGACCCAAGCGGGGCTCGTTACGGCTGCTTCCTTCCGGACCTGACCGGGTTGGCGAGGCGCTTGCCCGCGCCAACCTCTCAAGGCGTTACATAGGGGTTACACGGCGGATTCGCAAGCGGGCGTATCGAGGGGCATGCGCAGGCGAAGGAAGCCCTGGTGCGACAGGCCGAGATCGGTCAGGCCGTGAAGGGCAAAGTCTGACGGGTGAGCGCGCAAGCCCGGACCGGACCAGATCATAACCGAGGTGTCGGGCTGCGGCACGAAGGACCACGCCGGCGACAGGGATACCCGGCGGTGGCCGCCATCGCGGATGAACCGGGCGAGGACATCGCGCACCGGGGTGCGGCTGGCATGAACGAGCCGGGATTCGGGCAGCGCCGGGTAGGGCCCGCCACCGAACGCGCGGTAATTGTTGACGGCCATGACGAATTCCTGGTCATCGCCGACCGGCTGTCCGGCATGGGCAAGGTCTCGGATGCGGCCTCGGGGCGTCCCTGCGCCCCGGGACCCCGCGAGGCGCTGGCCGTGCGCGTCGTAGAGCGGGGCGGCCGTGACGTCGATGCGGTAGGTGAGGCCGACGATGGTGTCGGCGGCATGGCCCGGGAAGCTGTTGTTCCAGAGCGGTTGGTCGGGCCAGCCGGCCGTGATTCTGTGAAAGCAGGAGGATGCGCGTTCGAGCCAGTCGCGCAGTTCCGCCCCGGTTACCCGGAGGGCGCAGAGCGTGTTCGGAAATGGCTGCAGGTCGGCGGCGTTTCGCAGGGTCA from the Roseovarius indicus genome contains:
- a CDS encoding ankyrin repeat domain-containing protein, producing the protein MDDLSLNGLRFAAKRMQRAHRAGEAWAVERLKQYGPGKPAEALVRADFLHAVAREAGFESWPRLKLAAEAMGMDRAAALQGLKQALFRGQTARVEALLARFPDLADGVFGLECALYRRGAVEAALAREPGLAVAKLGPRTPILHLAFSRWIHARPGLEADMLAVAELLLAHGADVNDGYVEAPGSGHALSALYGAIGHADNMVLAQWLLDKGADPDDGESLYHSTELGHHRALRMLLEAGAEPKGTNALFRAMDFHDHAAVEMLLAHGARAEEFSPDEVGGEAPSVIPALHQAARRMSDARMVGLLLEAGAGTARRWMGVTAYAMARVYGNRALARALEARGADTGLSREEGLLAAAAEGRESPGQFIDPEKLPGAFRGLLRELVHLPDRLEHMRRLVALGVPYDEPGGPERITPTHVAGWEGKPEVLAWFLSLRPDLGFVNGFGGTLLSTILHGAEKNPARAERDHIGCARLALEQGVALPRAVIEGCGHEDMAAFLRAWAEARPGQVADGPA
- a CDS encoding KPN_02809 family neutral zinc metallopeptidase, translated to MRLKGIRRSRNVEDRRRSGKAGAGIGGVGLLVVVVIAYFAGVDITPLLQGQDPFAQGETQRELSPEEERAAAFASRVLATTEAVWGQVFPEQLGREYDPPVLVLFSGVTQSPCGGASGATGPFYCPADRKAYLDTAFFETLSRQLGAKGDFAAAYVIAHEVAHHVQNELGILPEVNRMRQASDKVQANALTVRLELQADCLSGVWARNVDGLLEPGDVEEALNAARRIGDDYLQERAGRVPQPHTFTHGTSKQRAGWFATGYESGEPGACDTFAADGI
- a CDS encoding protein-tyrosine phosphatase family protein produces the protein MSGFVIFGLPVARGILAIAPMPGRGGHYAEDIAHMKDWKPALVISMVTEVEMVAAGAGDLGAELLNSGARWHHIPCHDFGVPTGESEQLWEAASERACAALKGGGRVLIHCMGGCGRSGTAALKLMVACGEKPGPALERLRAVRPCAVETAAQYDWARKK
- a CDS encoding iron-containing alcohol dehydrogenase; this encodes MNLVGNWSYPTAVKFGAGRIAELGEACAAAGIKRPLLVTDRGLAGLPVTQGVLERMEAAGLGRAMFSEVDPNPNEVNLAAGVAAFNEGGHDGVIALGGGSGLDLGKLVAFMAGQTRPVWDFEDIGDWWTRADADAIVPIVAVPTTAGTGSEVGRAGVLTNSETHVKKIIFHPKVLPAVVICDPELTVGMPKAITAGTGLDAFAHCVEAFSSPHYHPMSQGIALEGMRLVIENLPKAYENGEDLEARAHMMSAAAMGAVGFQKGLGAIHALSHPVGAHFGTHHGTTNAVCMPAVLEFNAPMIAERFDRAAPYLGINGGFAGFKAFVAEFNDRLGIPQGLKALGVTEESIPALVKDAVTDPSCGGNPVELNEENLADLYRAAM